The following coding sequences are from one Sesamum indicum cultivar Zhongzhi No. 13 linkage group LG11, S_indicum_v1.0, whole genome shotgun sequence window:
- the LOC105173625 gene encoding CRM-domain containing factor CFM3, chloroplastic/mitochondrial, giving the protein MAFSSVASNFLSPSSGVSPSQSLFFLELGAQTRSLQSFRPRKLRISCCQKTVQLENETKQKAYPVKKKRKPRPSFLEQVQSKWSIRTPPLRENFPWQEEESGGTNQEFEAQRSVFSRDVSSEEESEKSSCVSEPERSQRINKSILAPWVHGNGRKNVFNSEGSRNIQENVHPKDDGLHGIQEHWPNEDPLVSVVVGYEDLVKEVTENGRSEEEVGEFDDIPIGLSEKNEILGNEESEDFAAMEDLSTISLEISSEKCSNDANDLMRLPWERKIDEEFVKEEKSRNRNTELAERLIPEPELKRLRNVSLRMVERMKVGAAGVTQALVDAIHEKWKHEEVVKLKFEGPPSKNMRRTHEILESRTGGLVIWRSGSSVVLYRGMTYKLDCVKSYSKHVQGDAGASGSSQEDSPESIKVKRLNGAAESFGVYNSKYYNSLSQEEQMDLSELDLLLHELGPRFIDWSGREPLPVDADLLPAVVPGFKSPFRLLPYGTRQALRDKEMTYLRRTARLLPPHFALGRNRDLQGLAMAMVKLWEKSAIAKIAIKRGVPNTSNERMAEELKILTGGTLVSRNKEFIVFYRGNDFLPPGVSSALIEAERSTALQQDEEEQARQRAAMLIDPKAKASKQPLVAGTLAETIAATSRWGTHPNSAEKEKMMRDAAVARHASMVDSLQRKLAIAKSKIGKAERALQKVLQNQEPESLPTDLETLTDEERFLFRRIGLSMKPYLLLGRREVFDGTIENMHLHWKYRELVKIIVERKTFSQVKHIAVSLEAESGGVLVSMDKTTKGYAIIVYRGKNYQRPLTFRPRNLLTKRQALARSIELQRREALKHHILELEENLEKLKQELEEMVTANNNGGEALALRTDAAASDCNDDEDEETEYNYESS; this is encoded by the exons ATGGCCTTTTCATCAGTGGCTTCGAATTTCCTGTCCCCTTCCTCTGGAGTTTCTCCTTCACAATCTCTGTTCTTTCTTGAATTGGGTGCACAGACCCGTTCGTTACAAAGCTTCAGACCTCGGAAACTTAGAATTTCGTGCTGTCAGAAAACGGTTCAGCTCGAAAATGAAACAAAGCAAAAGGCTTATCCGgtgaaaaagaagagaaagccCAGGCCAAGTTTTCTTGAACAAGTTCAGAGCAAATGGTCCATCAGAACCCCGCCTTTGAGGGAAAATTTTCCTTGGCAGGAAGAAGAAAGTGGTGGTacaaatcaagaatttgaagCACAGAGGTCAGTGTTTTCCAGGGATGTTTCTTCTGaagaagaaagtgaaaaaagcAGTTGTGTGAGTGAGCCAGAGAGATCTCAGAGaattaataagtcaattttagCTCCTTGGGTTCATGGAAATGGGAGAAAAAATGTGTTCAATTCTGAGGGTTCgagaaatattcaagaaaatgttCATCCAAAAGACGACGGCCTTCATGGGATTCAAGAACATTGGCCGAATGAGGACCCTTTGGTCAGTGTTGTCGTGGGCTATGAGGATTTGGTAAAGGAAGTGACAGAAAATGGCAGAAGTGAAGAAGAAGTTggcgaatttgatgatatccCAATTGGATTGTCGgagaaaaatgagattttggGTAATGAGGAGAGTGAAGATTTTGCCGCTATGGAGGACTTATCAACTATCTCTCTAGAAATCAGTAGTGAGAAGTGTTCTAATGATGCAAATGATTTAATGAGATTACCATGGGAGAGGAAGATTGATGAGGAATTTGTGAAAGAGGAGAAGTCAAGGAATAGGAACACAGAGTTGGCAGAGAGATTAATACCCGAGCCAGAGTTAAAGAGGCTTAGAAATGTTTCGTTGAGAATGGTGGAGAGAATGAAAGTTGGAGCAGCTGGTGTGACACAGGCATTGGTTGATGCTATCCATGAGAAGTGGAAGCATGAGGAAgtggtgaaattaaaatttgaaggtCCTCCTTCGAAGAACATGAGGAGAACACACGAAATTCTTGAG AGTAGAACTGGAGGTTTGGTAATATGGAGATCTGGAAGTTCAGTAGTCTTATACAGAGGGATGACGTACAAGCTTGATTGTGTAAAATCATATAGCAAGCATGTTCAAGGTGATGCTGGAGCATCAGGGTCTTCTCAAGAAGATTCTCCTGAAAGCATCAAAGTTAAACGCCTAAATGGAGCTGCAGAATCATTCGGAGTGTATAACTCAAAGTATTATAACAGTTTATCTCAAGAAGAACAAATGGATTTAAGTGAGCTTGACCTTCTGTTGCATGAGCTTGGCCCAAGGTTCATAGATTGGTCGGGTCGTGAACCACTTCCTGTTGATGCGGACTTACTGCCAGCTGTTGTTCCTGGATTTAAGAGTCCATTTAGACTTCTTCCTTATGGGACTAGACAAGCTTTGCGAGATAAAGAAATGACTTATTTACGTAGGACAGCAAGATTACTGCCTCCACATTTTGCCCTTG GGAGAAACAGAGATCTGCAAGGTCTTGCGATGGCCATGGTAAAGTTATGGGAAAAGAGTGCTATTGCAAAAATAGCCATCAAGCGTGGTGTTCCAAATACTTCCAATGAAAGGATGGCCGAAGAACTCAAG ATATTGACTGGAGGAACGCTAGTTTCCAggaataaagaatttattgtCTTCTACAGGGGCAATGACTTCTTGCCTCCTGGTGTTTCTAGTGCATTAATTGAAGCAGAGAGATCAACGGCCCTCCAACAGGATGAGGAAGAGCAGGCTCGGCAAAGAGCTGCAATGCTGATTGATCCAAAAGCCAAAGCATCTAAACAGCCATTAGTTGCAGGGACTCTTGCTGAGACTATCGCAGCAACCTCACGATGGGGGACCCACCCTAACAGTGCAGAAAAGGAGAAGATGATGAGAGATGCAGCTGTAGCTAGACATGCTTCTATGGTCGACTCTCTTCAGCGGAAGTTAGCTATT GCAAAAAGTAAGATCGGGAAGGCTGAGAGGGCCTTGCAAAAAGTGTTACAGAATCAAGAGCCAGAGAGTCTACCCACAGATCTGGAAACATTAACCGACGAGGAAAGATTTTTGTTTCGTCGGATTGGTTTGAGCATGAAACCTTATCTGCTTTTAG GGAGGCGAGAGGTTTTTGATGGTACTATAGAAAATATGCACTTACACTGGAAGTACCGGGAGTTGGTGAAAATAATTGTAGAACGCAAAACTTTTTCACAAGTCAAGCATATTGCAGTCTCGCTGGAAGCCGAGAGTGGCGGGGTGTTGGTATCCATGGACAAAACTACCAAAGGCTATGCTATAATAGTCTATCGTGGAAAAAATTACCAACGCCCTCTTACATTTAGGCCGAGAAATCTTCTCACAAAAAGACAGGCCTTAGCCCGTTCTATTGAACTTCAGCGACGCGAG GCACTAAAGCACCACATCCTGGAACTTGAAGAAAACCTTGAGAAGCTAAAGCAGGAGCTA GAAGAAATGGTGACTGCAAATAATAATGGCGGGGAGGCCTTGGCTTTGAGGACCGATGCAGCTGCATCTGATTGcaatgatgatgaagatgaggaGACG GAGTACAATTACGAGAGTTCCTAA
- the LOC105173823 gene encoding cytokinin dehydrogenase 3, whose amino-acid sequence MGIFLLLFIIISCFTRISANPSALSFYDKKVLRNDSDSIKKASNDYGNIVHEIPSAVLFPSSVKEISGLIRSSNERSPPFTVAARGRGHSVRGQAMARGGVVVDMTALSKTRRRITVSRKGTYADVGAEQLWIDVLRATLKRGLAPVSWTDYLYLSVGGTLSNAGISGQSFQRGPQINNVLELDVITGKGEFMTCSRERKPELFFAVLGGLGQFGIITRARIILQKAPTRVKWVRLIYSDFSIFSRDQEHLISSNSPNYVEGFLITDENITNDWRSSFSSPSRQSDIAALLKKQGILYSIELVKYYDNRTASTIDKDFETLLKELNYNPEFIFSADTSLFDFLHRVGDLDSPTAPLDSHPWLNLFIPKSRISDFNAGVLATLLPKLNESSPILIFYPLNRNKWDDRMSAVIPEEDVFYTLGVLHSSPPNAYQIYDEFNSQILGFCKRAGIKVKQYLPNYKSQGEWIQHFGSKWPTFRQRKATFDPKFILSPGQRIFNSA is encoded by the exons ATGGGAATCTTTCTGCTCTTATTCATCATCATAAGCTGTTTCACTCGAATTTCAGCAAACCCTTCTGCACTATCATTCTACGACAAAAAGGTGCTGCGAAATGATTCCGACTCCATCAAGAAAGCCTCCAACGACTACGGAAACATCGTCCACGAAATCCCGTCAGCAGTTCTTTTCCCGTCTTCCGTCAAGGAGATTTCTGGTCTCATCAGGTCGTCGAACGAGCGCTCCCCTCCATTCACGGTGGCGGCAAGAGGGCGTGGGCATTCGGTGAGGGGACAGGCGATGGCGCGCGGCGGGGTGGTGGTGGACATGACTGCTCTGAGTAAAACCCGTAGAAGGATTACGGTTTCTAGGAAGGGGACGTACGCGGATGTTGGGGCTGAGCAGTTGTGGATTGATGTGCTGCGGGCGACGCTGAAACGTGGGCTGGCGCCGGTGTCGTGGACGGATTATTTGTACTTGAGTGTTGGCGGAACGCTGTCTAATGCTGGGATTAGCGGGCAGTCGTTTCAGCGCGGCCCTCAGATCAACAATGTTCTTGAACTTGACGTTATTACTG GTAAAGGGGAATTTATGACTTGCTCCAGAGAGAGGAAACCCGAGCTATTTTTCGCAGTTTTAGGTGGTCTGGGACAATTCGGCATCATAACCAGAGCAAGAATTATCTTACAGAAAGCACCAACAAGA GTAAAATGGGTTAGATTGATTTACAGTGATTTCTCCATATTCTCAAGAGACCAAGAACATCTTATCTCCAGCAATTCCCCAAACTATGTGGAAGGTTTCCTCATCACAGATGAGAATATAACAAATGATTGGAGGTCTTCCTTCTCCTCCCCTTCCCGTCAATCCGACATCGCGGCATTGTTAAAGAAGCAAGGCATCCTCTACTCCATTGAACTGGTCAAGTATTACGACAACCGGACGGCTTCAACCATTGATAAG GACTTTGAGACGTTGCTTAAGGAGTTGAACTACAATCCAGAATTCATCTTCAGCGCAGATACCTCCCTCTTCGACTTCCTTCATAGAGTTGGAGATTTGGACAGCCCGACAGCGCCATTGGACTCTCATCCATGGCTCAATCTCTTCATTCCCAAGTCCCGAATTTCTGACTTCAATGCTGGAGTCTTGGCCACCTTGCTTCCCAAACTCAATGAGTCCTCCCCCATCTTAATTTTCTATCCACTCAACCGGAATAA ATGGGATGATAGAATGTCTGCAGTAATACCAGAGGAGGATGTGTTCTACACACTTGGAGTTCTGCATTCAAGCCCGCCCAATGCATACCAGATTTATGATGAATTCAACAGCcaaattcttggattttgCAAAAGAGCTGGCATCAAGGTGAAGCAGTATCTTCCTAATTACAAATCTCAGGGAGAGTGGATACAGCATTTTGGCTCCAAATGGCCAACTTTCCGACAAAGGAAAGCAACCTTTGACCCCAAATTCATATTATCACCAGGACAAAGAATTTTTAACTCTGCCTGA